In Heliangelus exortis chromosome 19, bHelExo1.hap1, whole genome shotgun sequence, the genomic stretch GTAATGTATTAGATAAACCTAATACAGTAGCATTAGTctgttttacagttttcttttttaggcACTTAATGCTTTGAGATATTGACATATTTTGAGGCACTTGACAGTATTTTGGCAATACTGACAATATTTTGACACAAAAATTCCTCTTAAACAAGTCAGTATATGCCGAAatgtataaagaaaaaacaaacttacCAATGAAGTCGTATAGcatggagaaaagcagaaagcccCTCCATGaccaaaagaataaaaattgttAGCACAGCAAAAAAGGCTAGGACAGGGACTAGCAGTAAGACACCATATGTTGTATCCACACGAAGACCTACTCTCATCACCATCTGCCACAGAACTTCTGATAACtctattacaaaaaaaaaaaaaaaaaaagtttgcataATTATCACGAttaaaaagggaattttcttaaattaagaaaaatctaTCATAGTAGTATCACTTCAACAAGCCAGCCCCCCTCCTCTAgcaagcattaaaataaaaacagataaaaaccCAAGCAACAAAACCCACTCACGTGCATGAGCAAGACTTAAAGCCCAGAGTCGCAGATATGAGGCTGTATTAGAAATACATCCCAGGCAGTATTCAATGGTGTGAATTGCTTGATTCataaaaacatctgcaaaattaagctaaaatatgaaaatacattttaatccATTTAAACACAGTACAGAAAAAATTCATCTGCAAAGCTTACTAagcatggaaggaaaaaagtccATTTTAGGGCAACACACTGATTTCACATCAAGTAAAAAAAGATGTGCTATGTTTAAGATCCTTATTATCATTAAAATGctcattaaaaaatcattaaaaaattattaaaaaatgctatAGTTTCTAGCTAGTTTCCCCAATTAATTGTTGATAGGTAGAAATTACTACATTTTATGTTTTCCATGAGGAGTACGATTTAATACTAAAAAACACTAAATAGTGAAACCAGTGATAGTTCTAATTGTCATTGCACTGATGTGGTAAATTCACAACATCAATTTTTGCATCTTTAAAACCAGGACTAATTAGTAGCAACAActgtaatagaaaaataactgtATATATAGGCACTCCTTGCTAACAAAGATTTCCAAGACTGCAAGTTTCAACACCTACTTTGCATAGGTCTatgatgcattttatttaagcaaacaatatttctgttttctgtatgtGAGAAGCAAGAAGCTACTACCCCAGTGAAGCAAGTGCTACTCATTTTCTGCACACTGGGAAACTGAAGCCATTTTTTGTCTTCCAATTCAGATGAAATCacttaagatttttaaaaatttggcCAAACTGAACTGCAGCAATAGCTGGGGACCAGGAATGCAGCTCATGTCTCCCAACCCCTGCTAGCAATAATCCTCATCACAAGATGTAATTTGCAGACATAAAAGGCTTTTGTCTGGATGAAAAGCCAAGATAAATTAACAGGAAGCTGGCCAGTGGTCCTCTTGCCTTGATTTTAGGATTCCATAAAACCATACAAAACCCATGATTTTTATTCCACTCttctatttaagaaaaaatatataagatgaaaataaagcactttTCCTGTCTCCACTACGGATAAGATGGTAGCACTAGAAATATACTAAGAAACAATGATACAATAGCAACAAATGAAAGTAAGTAAACTGTACCCAGACATCTCCCTCTGATTTTCTTGAAATTTACAGGGACACAGCATTCAGATTTTCATCTTCCACCCCTACTTTGCTTCTAAGGACCCGCAAACCAGAgattaaataaaaccattacctcctctccctccccctctctctgCCCACTGTCTGAATGACTGCTTCCTTCTTCCACATCATGAGATCTCAGCAGAGAAAGttcttcttcactttcttttcGTACCAGCTTGTAGCCCCTCTGCAAAATGGAAAGGCATCATGTCTCTTGCAAGTGGACtgacttctgattttttaaatttatttaagtaGTCACAGGCAAAGACAAAAAGAGACCTAGAGGAACAAAGCATTATTATGCATTACAGTAAAAAGCTTTCAAGTTGAGTAGAAATATGTAGTAAGGACACTACTCTGTAAGTGATACAACAGCAGCTGAATTCTTCCATAGTAAAGATTTGTGGGAGTCTCTCTCCAGACTTACCCTGTACATTCTTCCTCGGCCTCCACTGTGCAACCAATATAAATAAAGTGGTTTACCAAAAAGCATtacaggaacagaaagaaaagcaatgctAAGTAAAATCCTCTGTAGTGCAACCTGTTtagggggagaaagaaagaaaattagattaGATCACAAAAtcaaaagccagaaaaaaagcctttttcctttaaaggcCCATGTAAGAATAGGAAAAGTACTACTGGTTTCAGTGGGTATGCACTCCCACCCCAAACTAAACATGAAGTATTTTACTTAATTATCCCTTTAACTGGGTTACAGACATCCAGCACTTTCAAGGCTGGGTTCTAGATTAAGGCATTATTGATACCcagtaaaattatttacagCACATGGAAAAGCATCAAAATTACAATCTTAGGACTGTACTCTAACCTTAATTTTAACCTAGAAGATTTTGTCCTAGAAATATATGATTTTCAGAGGCCACTACATAAAGCCTTACAACAAATTAAAGTTATTTTATCATAAGGTTTAATTTCTCCTTAATCTGATAAATTCCTAGGGGAACACTCTGCCAGTCATGAAAGGTTGATGGTTAAGTGTTCTCTGTATAGGGAAAACCAAGATTTTTGGAAGCTTCTAAGAACACTTCTAACCTGTCCAGTGTAGAAGTCGTCTGTTTCACCACCAGGAACCAGGAACATGTTAATAAAGTGAATCAGAATACTAGGAGCAGATGTAGAGTCCTCTGCAGAGTATGATAACCACTTGAAGAAGATCAAAAACACCAGGTAGCCAAAGATGCACATCATGAATAAAAGTTCAGGAagaaaaaccaaataaatattataattcTTCTTGAAATGCCTAAAAGgtaacaaccagaaaaaaaagaaaaataagttttacaagaaaaagtcaaggtaaataaatatatagcCTAAACAGGACTCCAGTAAAACAGAGCAGTACCCAGCACTCCTGAGCAACAAGACTGAAATCAAAATTCAGAAACCTGGTTTCTTcttattaaatgaaattttaatcaGGTATTTCAGTGGAAATCAAGGTCATAAGAGACACATTAACAACAAGTGAAGTTAAATTTGTATTAATCATGGTCTTCTGACTTCTGGCATAAAACTGATCCATCACTTCATGAAACTTAAGGAAAACCTCTCTGTTACTGTCTTTTTTAAGATCAGTTTACTATTATTGTTTCTAAAATGTTGTTCCAGTTTTCCTTAACAGATTAACTGTTATAAttcaagaactgaaaaaacCTGCAATGTTAATATTAACTTATTATACTTACAAGTGGTTAAATACCCCCAATAGAACTCCAAATGTCATGTGAGTTACTCCAAAAATCAcagacattttcattttgaaagaatttaaaaaactgAGACGGTTGCTTGCCAAATTCCAgatctggaggagaaaagacaaaaccaggaTTAAAGACcagtgtaataaaaaaaaaaaaaacaacagtattCTGTAACTGAAATTTGAGTTTTGTGAAAAGTTAAATCTCTCTTTGACTCATTAAGGGAAAAGCTCTTTTTGAATGGAGAATGCaagcagaaatgtattttaccATAGCATGAGTTATCTTCCTGACACACACACCAAAATCTAATTAACAAATGATAATCAAAAATTGgtaatttaaaagaataaaactaACCGGATCGATTCCAAAGGGATAAGCTCCCTTGTATACACCAGTAATATTTGGATCCAGTGTTAAAAACTGATGAGACTTCAGATCCTCAAgactgcagaagaaagaaaaacacagtcAGATTTGACATTGTCTAAACACAGTGACAATATTCACTTTCAGTCCTGCAAGTCATTCCCAATTTCCTTGATATGATGGACTTGCACACCCACTGTCAGACTTTAAAAGAAGCACAAAAGGATTTCTGTGCATAAAGGACCTGgcaaataaaaacaacagagaaaaaaaaattcacattaattGTCTCTGAAAGTTTCTGGTTATTATTCCTCATTACTCTACAACGGAAAATTTAATCTAAAAAGCTCCCAATTTATAATTCACTAACAAACATCCACAGAATAACTgataccttttttccccttttgctttTGGATGAGTTCCCACTCAACTTCACATAGTTTTTACTTAGCACAGCACTCACAACCTGTTCACAGCCAAAGTCAGTGGTTTTCTACCACTTTAAGCCCCTTCCTGGTTTTGAGGCAAAATTAAATGCAAGTTGTGaacatttaaatacaaaagGGCCATGACACCTCAAAACAATTAGGTTATTCCACTTCGTGAAAAAGCAGGTCAGACAATTCACAtaacctactttttttttttttttactattaagAAAAGCTGTGCAAAGATTGTGAGGGTTTCCCAATTTAAAATAGTAAacaattagattttttttttgttttgaataacTATTGCTGCCTTTAAGTGTAGATGTATCACTTAGCCCTTAGCACAGTAGCACTTCTTACCTTAACAACTagattttgctttatttcactACATTTACTTAGTACTCTCAATTAAAAAAGGGTTAAAATGGGTGAGAAAAAGGGTTAAACTGTTGCAGAAAGCACATTTTTGTCATCACAGTCTAGCAAACAGGCATGCTACTCACCTCCAAATATTCTGTTCAAACATTGCTGAAACATTCCATCCAGAACCAAATATATTTAATGACTTTGAAAAACAGTCATTATAGATCAATCCAGTGTACACAGAAAAGAGACccattaataaaataacatatCTGCCTTCAAACAACATTTTCATTATCTGTAAGTAttgtaaaggagaaaaaaagagaccatCAACTGCTGTGTGGACAACTGTTatatacacatttaaaaaaaaaaaacatttttggcCATACAAAGACttctaaaaactaaaaattctTCTGAACAGTCTTTAAGGAAGATGAATAAACCTACAACCAACCAAGACATAGCACAGAATTTTGCTTTAAGCATGAGAATATGCAATTTGCAAACAGCAGTCACCAGTTGGGTACAATTTACCTCCCTGCACTCACCATTTTTTGTGCCACGTGATTTATATGCAAAGGTTTATAAGCACTGGGAAACagagcagcaagaagaaaattctgAGAGATAACTATGGTTTAAACTGAGTGCAGAGATTTGAAGTCCCCATGCAAGCTCCAGGACACAAACTGACCCCTTTCTCACTGCCATTGTTACACTAATGAATAGTTTTTGTAAGCTGCATTTCCTCTCCAGGACTGGTGTTCAAGAAGTTAAGTAATTTACAGCCATTCTTAATTAAATGTAATTCTAATGAGTTATGCAGGTGATCCTGCAGTCCAACCCtgtatcattaaaaaaaatgagttaaaattAAGTTTAATAAATTCCAAACTACTTTTCAGAAACAATAAAAGGAGATGGaatttgaaaaaacattttctcctcaTGTTACTCACTGTAACCACATTTTCTAAAACACACCTAAGTAGCCATGGCAGAAGGAATGAGAAGCCCAACAGTTTCAATTAATTTCTGTCAGTCTTTCATTCCATCTTAGATTATTTCTGCCATTTCAAtgccattgaaaaaaaaacccagcccaagACACATGCAAAAAATTGTACTTTTCAGGAACATTGTAGATGTTCAACCAAAGTTATCTTGCCGGATGGGAggtaaattatttctaattCCTTTTACCTCATCTTCTGATCTTCGTAATCTAGGGTGGTTTTCATAGAGTATTGTCAGGAGTGCAAATATGAACATCAGCAGACCATGCCCCAGGTCACCAAACATCACAGCAAACAAGAAGGGAAAAGTGATGATGGTGAAGAGAGCTGAAATGAcaacaaaacagatttcagcCACACAACTCAACAGGTGATGTTGCCACCTGAATGATGCCAAAGCAATTCACTTACTTTCACCTCTCAAACAATTTTCAGCTCTATGTTTGAAAGCTATTTCACCCCCTGCTAACAGACCTTTCCCACACAGTCTAAATTTAACTCAGTTTAAAGCTTGCTTGTGAATAAACCTCAGTAATGACAACTCCATAGCTGAGCATTAGGATAAAAATACAAGCTcagacaaataaaattaaaaaccagtTCTTTCTTCCTGGCTATTTTGGCTCTGTACTGTAATGCACATTCTCCTGTAGAGCATAACATAGCTGCAAAAATACCTGAGGACAATCCTTTTTCCCCCTGGATATCAAGGTATTTAAACACATCCCAAGGCAGGCAGTAACAACAGCACAGTTCAGATTTCCTAAGAACCAACCTGGATTAACTTCCCCATAGCTTCCAACTCCATAAGCATCAACGATGTTTTGGAACCCTGAGGTGAATTTATTGGTACGGATCAGAGTTGGAGGAGGTTGTGCTGTTGGGATGGTATTCATGAATGAAGAAATTGTAGCTCCACTCTTCCTCTAATTGCAGGCAGAAAGAAGACACATTCATATAAAAACTCAAGTGATACTCAATCTAATCAAAGTGACAACATTTTATCTGTTAGCAGTTTCATCGATCCTGAAAT encodes the following:
- the ATP6V0A2 gene encoding V-type proton ATPase 116 kDa subunit a 2 isoform X1, whose protein sequence is MGSLFRSEPMCLAQLFLQSGSAYECLSEVGERGLAEFRDLNPNVSVFQRKFVNEVKKCEEMERILGYLVQEIKKADIPLPEEDVAPPAPLMKHTLEIQEQLQKLETELREITKNKEKLRKNLLELTEYMCMLEVTQRFVRRTAEYESSLYANYEEFPAVENEPLADYNCMHRLGAKLGFISGLVHIAKVEAFEKMLWRACKGFTFLTYAELDECLEDPDTGETTKWFVFLVSYWGEQIGQKVKKICDCYHCHVYPYPSTLEERQAVVEGLNVRIQDLHIVLHKTEDYLHQILCKASESIYTWVIQVKKMKAIYHVLNLCSFDVTNKCLIAEVWCPVADMQNLRHALEEGSRKSGATISSFMNTIPTAQPPPTLIRTNKFTSGFQNIVDAYGVGSYGEVNPALFTIITFPFLFAVMFGDLGHGLLMFIFALLTILYENHPRLRRSEDEIMKMLFEGRYVILLMGLFSVYTGLIYNDCFSKSLNIFGSGWNVSAMFEQNIWSLEDLKSHQFLTLDPNITGVYKGAYPFGIDPIWNLASNRLSFLNSFKMKMSVIFGVTHMTFGVLLGVFNHLHFKKNYNIYLVFLPELLFMMCIFGYLVFLIFFKWLSYSAEDSTSAPSILIHFINMFLVPGGETDDFYTGQVALQRILLSIAFLSVPVMLFGKPLYLYWLHSGGRGRMYRRGYKLVRKESEEELSLLRSHDVEEGSSHSDSGQREGEGEELNFADVFMNQAIHTIEYCLGCISNTASYLRLWALSLAHAQLSEVLWQMVMRVGLRVDTTYGVLLLVPVLAFFAVLTIFILLVMEGLSAFLHAIRLHWVEFQNKFYSGGGYKFTPFSFKHISLHFNKDDTA
- the ATP6V0A2 gene encoding V-type proton ATPase 116 kDa subunit a 2 isoform X2, translating into MKHTLEIQEQLQKLETELREITKNKEKLRKNLLELTEYMCMLEVTQRFVRRTAEYESSLYANYEEFPAVENEPLADYNCMHRLGAKLGFISGLVHIAKVEAFEKMLWRACKGFTFLTYAELDECLEDPDTGETTKWFVFLVSYWGEQIGQKVKKICDCYHCHVYPYPSTLEERQAVVEGLNVRIQDLHIVLHKTEDYLHQILCKASESIYTWVIQVKKMKAIYHVLNLCSFDVTNKCLIAEVWCPVADMQNLRHALEEGSRKSGATISSFMNTIPTAQPPPTLIRTNKFTSGFQNIVDAYGVGSYGEVNPALFTIITFPFLFAVMFGDLGHGLLMFIFALLTILYENHPRLRRSEDEIMKMLFEGRYVILLMGLFSVYTGLIYNDCFSKSLNIFGSGWNVSAMFEQNIWSLEDLKSHQFLTLDPNITGVYKGAYPFGIDPIWNLASNRLSFLNSFKMKMSVIFGVTHMTFGVLLGVFNHLHFKKNYNIYLVFLPELLFMMCIFGYLVFLIFFKWLSYSAEDSTSAPSILIHFINMFLVPGGETDDFYTGQVALQRILLSIAFLSVPVMLFGKPLYLYWLHSGGRGRMYRRGYKLVRKESEEELSLLRSHDVEEGSSHSDSGQREGEGEELNFADVFMNQAIHTIEYCLGCISNTASYLRLWALSLAHAQLSEVLWQMVMRVGLRVDTTYGVLLLVPVLAFFAVLTIFILLVMEGLSAFLHAIRLHWVEFQNKFYSGGGYKFTPFSFKHISLHFNKDDTA